A genomic window from Lycium barbarum isolate Lr01 chromosome 4, ASM1917538v2, whole genome shotgun sequence includes:
- the LOC132638837 gene encoding uncharacterized protein LOC132638837 → MRQVLRLLFLLYLSTLIHEAQGRHLKKGQYFSATIHKLQEKILTGSSKGGFGEVSTLCKDDHCSSSLATKRRLSRVAKKPHHWLPSIHEDYYGPRGHRPRHH, encoded by the exons ATGAGGCAAGTTCTACGACTTttatttctactttatttatccaCTCTAATCCATGAAGCACAAGGAAGACACTTGAAGAAAGGACAGTACTTCTCAGCTACTATTCATAAATTACAG GAAAAGATTTTGACAGGAAGTAGTAAAGGAGGTTTTGGAGAAGTTAGTACTCTTTGCAAAGATGACCATTGTTCATCATCATTGGCTACAAAAAGAAGACTTTCAAGAGTAGCCAAGAAACCACACCATTGGTTACCAAGTATTCATGAAGATTATTATGGGCCAAGAGGACATAGACCTAGACACCATTAG
- the LOC132638031 gene encoding protein RGF1 INDUCIBLE TRANSCRIPTION FACTOR 1-like, translating into MITWMGIQKPSWMKALYVEKFFAPCSIHESAKKNEKNVCCLDCNISICPHCVTSHRVHRLLQIRRYVYHEVVRLEDLENLIDCSNIQAYTINNAKVVFIKKRPQNRQFKGGNYCTSCDRSLQEPYIHCSLGCKVDFVLKHHKDLSPFLRRCTTLQLSSDFFIPQDMGDDDMAIGTTHSMVVDNDEPRSSSSSTGSGSENMSFPSTEFVRKKRTGMHVCGRTANNYKDINEEDMASNMSRRKGIPQRSPLC; encoded by the exons ATGATAACTTGGATG GGAATTCAGAAGCCATCATGGATGAAAGCTCTTTATGTGGAGAAATTCTTTGCGCCATGCTCAATTCATGAAAGTGCTAAGAAGAATGagaagaatgtttgttgtttggaTTGTAACATAAGTATATGTCCTCATTGTGTGACTTCTCATCGTGTCCATAGATTGCTTCAAATTAGACGCTATGTATATCATGAAGTTGTTCGACTTGAAGATTTAGAGAACCTTATAGATTGCTCCAATATTCAG GCATATACAATAAACAATGCTAAGGTGGTATTTATCAAGAAGAGGCCTCAAAACAGGCAATTCAAAGGAGGAAACTATTGCACTTCTTGTGATAGGAGTCTTCAAGAACCATATATCCATTGCTCTCTTGGGTGcaag GTAGATTTTGTGCTAAAGCACCACAAGGACCTTTCTCCATTTTTAAGGAGATGCACAACTTTACAACTTAGTTCAGACTTCTTTATTCCTCAAGACATGGGCGATGATGACATGGCCATCGGGACAACCCATTCAATGGTCGTGGACAACGACGAGCCACGGAGCTCGTCGTCGTCCACGGGCTCGGGTTCAGAGAACATGAGCTTCCCATCCACTGAGTTTGTAAGGAAGAAGAGAACTGGAATGCATGTTTGTGGAAGAACAGCTAATAATTATAAGGACATTAACGAGGAAGACATGGCTAGTAATATGAGTAGAAGAAAAGGCATTCCTCAAAGATCTCCATTGTGTTAG